Within the Tautonia marina genome, the region CTCAAAGCAAGCTCTGGCCAGCCGGAACGGTTTGCATCACGATAGCCGCTAATATTGCTGAAACAGCAATCCTTGGTTTCGACGCCTGTATTCCAGACAGCATTATCGGTGTCGTAGTCGACAGTTCTCTGGCTAACAACAAGTTCCTTCTATATCTTCTAAAAAGCTTCAAGGCTCATTTGCAGGCGCAGGGCAAAGGAAGCGCACAGGACAACATCAACATGGGTACGTTTGAGAGTCAGCCGTTTCCGTTCCCGGCACTCAGCGTCCAGAACGAAATTGTCGCTACTCTCGATATGCTCGTCGATGGAGCCCAACGCCTCGAATCCCTCTATCGCCGCAAGCTCGCCGCCCTGGACGCTCTGAAACGGTCGCTACTCCACCGGGCCTTCACCGGCCAACTCTGATCAGGGTTACGCCCCCGCCGTATACTTCGGATTCGAAACACGTATGCCGGTCCACTACCATCTCGGGAAATTCCCTCCCAGGAACATCGATTGGCACAGACTGATCCCGCTGATTGGGCCGGCGAGCGCAGGGCTAGCCCGCTACGACGGGTTGCTCTCGGCCATACCGAACGCGCAAGTTCTCCTGTCGCCGCTGACGACGCAAGAGGCTGTGTTGTCCTCGAAAATTGAGGGGACGCAGGTGACTATCGGCGAAGTCCTGGAGATCGAGGCCGGCGGCGAGTCCGAACGATTGACCCAGCCAAAGCGTGACGACGCGGAGGAAGTCCTCAACTACCGGCAGGCGATGCGTGCCTGCGTCACCGCCATGCAGCATCGGCCTCTCTCCCAGCAATTGATGAGATCGGCTCACAGCCTGCTGATGCAAGGGGTCCGTGGGCGTGACAAGTCGCCCGGCAGCTATCGTAAGGAGCAGAACTGGATCGGACCGAAGGGTTGCGCCATAGAGGAAGCAAGCTTCGTGCCCGCTGCGACGGAGCATTTGCAGTCCGGCATGGATTCGTGGGAGCAGTATCTGGGAAGCGTGGCTGAACCCGATAAGCTGACTCAACTCGCGATCCTCCACGTGGAGTTCGAGGCTTTGCACCCCTTCCAGGATGGAAACGGGAGGCTGGGTCGAATGCTGATTCCGCTTTTTCTCTACCAGCACAAGCTTCTCGCGAGTCCTGATTTTTACATGAGTGGCTACCTGGAGGTCAACCGAGAGGAGTACTGCGAACGATTGTGTGCGGTTTCGCGGGACGATGACTGGACGGGATGGTGCGCGTTCTTTCTCAAAGGCGTTGAAAGACAAGCTTTTGAGAACGAGCGCAAGGCCCGGGAAATCCTCAAACTGTACGAGCGATTGAAAGTCGATGTCGTTGAGTTGACCCACTCGCAACACTCGATCCGAGCAGTCGATTTCATTTTCCAAAGTCCTATTTTCCCCTCAACGCTCTTCACGGCTCACTCGGAGATCCCAAAAGCTACCGCTGCTCGCATCCTACGCCTTCTGCGAGAGCGAGGAGTCCTCGCAACCCTGCGCGAGGGGCGAGGGAGGCAACCCGGGATTTACGCTTTTCGCGAGTTGTTGAACATTGCGGAAGGGAAAGACGTTCTTTGAGTCTCAGCGACGAACGACAACAGACCTTGTGTGCCACAAAATCTATTTCGTGAGACGCAAGGCGTGGTGTCGCTAATTCGTGAGACGCAAGGTGCACTCCGTGAGCCACCCATGAACGAAGCCGAAACCCGCGCTGAACACATCGACCTCGCGTTGGCTGCTGCCGGCTGGGGTGCTGTCGCGGGGAGTCGTATCCGGCGAGAGTATCCGATCGCCCCGGGACGGCTCGAAGGTTCAGGACGGCGAGGCAGGGGTCTCTCGGCCGACTATGTGCTGGAGTACCGCAACACCAAGCTGGCGATCGTCGAGGCCAAGGCGTGGGGCGAGGCGCTCACCGAAGGGGTGGCCCAGGCGAAGAACTACGCCGGCAAGCTGGCGATCCGGTTCGCCTACGCCACGAACGGCCGGGGCGTCTACGGCATCGACATGCAGGAGGGGACCGAGGGCGAGCGGCCCGGCTACCCGACGCCCGAGGAACTCTGGGCCCGCACCTTCGCCGTGCCGAACGCCTGGCGCGACCGCTTCGCCGCCGTACCATTCGAGGACCGGGGCGGTTTCTACCAGGGCCGCTATTACCAGGACATCGCCATCGGCCGCGTGCTTGAGGCCGTCGGCAACGGCGCCTCGCGCATCCTGCTGACCCTGGCCACCGGCACCGGCAAGACGTTCATCGCCTTCCAGGTCGCCTGGAAGCTGTTCCAGGCCCGCTGGAACCTCTCGGGCGAGCCGACCCGCCGCCCCCGCATCCTCTTCCTGGCCGACCGCAACATCCTGGCCGATCAGGCGTACAACGCCTTCTCGGCCTTCCCCGAGGATGCGCTGGTCCGGATCGAGCCGGACGAGATCCGGAAGAAGGGCCGGGTGCCCAAGAACGGCAACCTGTTCTTCACCATCTTCCAGACCTTCCTGAGCGGCCCCCCGAAGGACGGCCAGCCCTCCCCCTATTTCGGCGACTACCCGCCCGACTTCTTCGACTTCGTCGTCGTTGACGAATGCCATCGCGGCGGCGCGAACGACGAGAGCACCTGGCGCGGTATCCTCGACCACTTCGCCCCGGCCGTCCAGCTCGGCCTGACCGCCACCCCCAAGCGCGACCAGAACGTCGATACCTACGACTATTTCGGCGAGCCGGTTTTCATCTACTCCCTGAAGGACGGCATCAACGACGGCTTCCTGACCCCCTTCAAGGTCAAGCAGATTTCGACCACGCTCGACGAGTACGTCTACACGCCCGACGACACGCTGATCGAGGGCGAGATCGAGGCCGGCAAGCGGTACACCGAGGCCGATTTCAACAAGATCATCGAGATCAAGGAGCGGGAGTCCTATCGGGTCAAGCTGTTCCTGGAGCAGATCAACCCGAACGAGAAGACGCTGGTCTTCTGCGCCACCCAATTGCACGCCCTGGCCGTCCGTGACCTCATCAACCAGATGAAGACGAGCCGCGATCCAAACTACTGCCACCGGGTCACGTCGCATGACGGCAAGCTGGGCGAGCAGCACCTCCGCGCCTTCCAGGACAACGAGAAGACGATCCCGACGATCCTGACGACCTCGCAGAAACTCTCGACCGGGGTCGACGCGCGTAACGTCCGGAACATCGTCCTGATGCGCCCGGTCAACTCGATCATCGAATTCAAGCAGATCATCGGGCGGGGAACCCGGCTG harbors:
- a CDS encoding restriction endonuclease subunit S, producing QSKLWPAGTVCITIAANIAETAILGFDACIPDSIIGVVVDSSLANNKFLLYLLKSFKAHLQAQGKGSAQDNINMGTFESQPFPFPALSVQNEIVATLDMLVDGAQRLESLYRRKLAALDALKRSLLHRAFTGQL
- a CDS encoding Fic family protein, with amino-acid sequence MPVHYHLGKFPPRNIDWHRLIPLIGPASAGLARYDGLLSAIPNAQVLLSPLTTQEAVLSSKIEGTQVTIGEVLEIEAGGESERLTQPKRDDAEEVLNYRQAMRACVTAMQHRPLSQQLMRSAHSLLMQGVRGRDKSPGSYRKEQNWIGPKGCAIEEASFVPAATEHLQSGMDSWEQYLGSVAEPDKLTQLAILHVEFEALHPFQDGNGRLGRMLIPLFLYQHKLLASPDFYMSGYLEVNREEYCERLCAVSRDDDWTGWCAFFLKGVERQAFENERKAREILKLYERLKVDVVELTHSQHSIRAVDFIFQSPIFPSTLFTAHSEIPKATAARILRLLRERGVLATLREGRGRQPGIYAFRELLNIAEGKDVL
- the hsdR gene encoding EcoAI/FtnUII family type I restriction enzme subunit R, which encodes MNEAETRAEHIDLALAAAGWGAVAGSRIRREYPIAPGRLEGSGRRGRGLSADYVLEYRNTKLAIVEAKAWGEALTEGVAQAKNYAGKLAIRFAYATNGRGVYGIDMQEGTEGERPGYPTPEELWARTFAVPNAWRDRFAAVPFEDRGGFYQGRYYQDIAIGRVLEAVGNGASRILLTLATGTGKTFIAFQVAWKLFQARWNLSGEPTRRPRILFLADRNILADQAYNAFSAFPEDALVRIEPDEIRKKGRVPKNGNLFFTIFQTFLSGPPKDGQPSPYFGDYPPDFFDFVVVDECHRGGANDESTWRGILDHFAPAVQLGLTATPKRDQNVDTYDYFGEPVFIYSLKDGINDGFLTPFKVKQISTTLDEYVYTPDDTLIEGEIEAGKRYTEADFNKIIEIKERESYRVKLFLEQINPNEKTLVFCATQLHALAVRDLINQMKTSRDPNYCHRVTSHDGKLGEQHLRAFQDNEKTIPTILTTSQKLSTGVDARNVRNIVLMRPVNSIIEFKQIIGRGTRLFEGKDYFTIYDFVRAHVHFADPEWDGEPLDPEPSPDPVVRPPGPPALPEGGGDGGTRPGRAKVKLADGKARTIQHMMMTTFWHPDGTPMSAQQFMETLFGKLPEFFKDEAELRAIWSDPETRKRLLQGLTEHGFGRDQLAEMQRIIDAENSDLFDVLAHVAYAIPPQTRADRAANARMALDASFTDKQKAFLDFVLSHYVSVGVEELDLDKLTPLLRIRYHGSIADALADLGRPAEISKFFSEFQRHLYPDPSAWPHPPTSAPPSRTSPRP